The genomic interval TTAGCACTGGAAATGAATTTTCTAATATTCAGAAACAAGAACACTGCAACGGAAGTTTCATTGGATTTAATCACAAATTTGCACTGTTAACAAATGTTGTTATACTTCCTGATAGGGGTGTTGGCCGCTCAGGTGGGGAAAACATATCTCAGGTACAAAATCAAAGGGAGGATGATGAGTATTATACGCTTCAAAAGGGATATTTTACATTAAGGTGCCTTACTAGATCAATAAATTATGAATTCAATAAAGTAAGTCATTTAAATAAATGGTTGAACGCTGTGGAACTCATACAATCTTCGTACATAAGTGAACGGCGTGTTGAGCTCTACACACTAGCAGTTCAAAGGTATGAATATGCAAACTTGTATCACACTATGACTGACTTTTATAATGTATTCTTTATGCtggaaatgtttaatattaaagtgGAAAATGTCCTAATACTGTTTTTGGATGGCCACCCTCAGGGTGCATTGGACACGACATGGGGCAAACTATTTAATGGATTTATACGAGCCAGTGGTATCAAACAACCTACCATGTTTACGAATATGGTGTGGCCTACCGTTGGGTACGACAGCCCATTAAATGAGCATGAATTAAAAGGCGTCCCAAAATTAGAGGAATTTAGAACGTTTTTCCTTCGACAACATGGCATTGCCATAAACGATAAACTAAGTTGTGATAATTTAACAATTGTATTTCTGTGGCGACGAGATTATGTAGCACATCCAAGAAACCCATCTGGAACCGTATCGAGaaaaataaagaatgaaaaaGAACTAGTGGCAGCCGCGAAACAACATTTAAGGGAACACTCGATATTGGATATTCAAATTGATCTTTTGGCTATGAGAGATCAGTTGAAGATGGTATCACACACAGATATCCTGATTGGAATGCATGGCGCAGGTCTTTCCCACACCCTATTTTTACCTCGACACGCAGGGCTTATAGAGTTATACCCTACCTACTGGTCAACAGCTAATGTGCATTTTAAGAGTATGGCTCGATGGCGCGGCCTGCACTACCGAAGTTGGCAAAACAGTGACATAACTAAAGAACTTAACGATAAGTACACAGTCGTTGATGTTAACAGTGTCATATCTTTATTAAGTAGCATGGTGCACGAGATATGTACATCTTAGTTGAACACAAGCTTAAGGGTTCTTCTTTTAGTTGTTAgggatataatatataaatttctAACAAATAAAAGAAGAACCATTTAAATTGTGTTCAACCTAACTCGTATTCGAAAGTTTACAAAAGTTTATATTAAAGCGAAACTTATAGCTTATTGTGCATAACATTCATGGTCCAAGCACGTATAAAATAGACAACGTATTGTTAATTGCCTACTGCTATGGTTATTCTTTTTTCATTGTGATGTGACAAAGTTTACCGTCTTCCGATTTGTATccttacatgtatacacattaacAACTCTTCAATAAGTTGTTGCCTGCGTTGATTTATAAAAATGAGATAAAACACGCATTCCACTTTAATGAATCTTATTTTGGATGGTTTATACACCGTTATCATGGTTTGGCATCAGTAAATTTGCTTAATAGCATTATTCGCAATTAGATTGTACTGACAGAAaataattgagcctcgctcttttataagttttttttcgtgcatgtgtgtaaagtgtcgttccagattagcctgtgcagtcggcataggttcataagggacgacacttttcgcctcaacttgatttttgctacgaagagactgtcaacgttttatttttagaatctttaatcaatacaaatgtgAGCATTAACGAGGAATGATCAATAAATGATGGTACCAGTTATCCGAACAACTTCACTCCGATACTGACACGTTTAATAGTTAAGCTGtagaataaaaaaatgtgtctgtGTAATATCGataaatctgcaaattattatcGGGATTTCTCAATATTACAGATCTTTTGCAAAATAAGTAATTGGCTGATCAGAGGAAAATTATTTGCGATCCAATAAACCGCTATTTTTTGTTTTTCTAGTTGCACTTCTTTAGAATACATATCATCCGGTAGTAAATTGcaatgtgatttaaaaaaaataaattacgtCTTTCAAACCTAGATTTGAATTGTGATTcctttatttaatacaaaatgatcACTAAGCCAACTGTGCAGCCTGGTGCAATAATTACATATggtaaattattgtatttgtgtgaTGTATGATGTTCAAATTGATCTATTGGATATGAGATATCAATTGAAGATGGTATCACAACAGATATCCTGATTGGAATGCATGGCGCAGGTCTTTCACACACCCTATTTTTGCCACGACACGCAGGGCTAATAGAGTTATACCCCACCACCTACTGGTCAACAGCTTATGTGCATTTTAAGCGTATGGCGTGATGGTGCTGCCTGCATTTAATTGAAAACTCAGtttccttcaaaatttaaaataGCACACGTAGCtcctatatttaaaaagaaaagcaCCTTAGATAAAAAAGCAATTACAGACCTGTTAGCCTTTTACTTGTCATGTCCAAAGTCTTTGAGAGAGCCATATTCACTCAACTAATGAATCATTTTAATACCATTTTTAATCCTTTTTAAGTACTTTTAGACCGGAATATGGATATTATACATCTTTGCTAAAAATTATTGAAGATTGGAAATCATctcttaataaaaaaacattacgtTGCAGCTATTTTGATGGATCTCTCGAAGGCTTCCGACTGTTAACCGCATGATCTATTAGTTTTGAAATTGAGACACTATGGTCTTGATGAAAAGTCTTTATCTTTTATTGATAGTTTTCTAACACAAAGGCAGCAATGGGTCAGGGCTGGTGATACCCATAGTTCTCTCCAAGAGACATTGAATGGAGTTCTTCAGGGTTCTTTTCTAGGCCCTGtcctttttaatatttttataaatgatataattgAATTTGTAATAGAATCAAACCTTTATACCTATGCAGATGGCAATACACTCTCTTTTAGTAGTACATCACATGAACGTCTGGTCAATGTTCTTAAAAATGTTATGTCTCATTAAATAGCTCCATGAAGTAGAgccagtggtctaatggtaggacgctggcgtagggatcgagaggtcccgggttcgaatcccgccccgaccactggaatttccttgagcaagaaatttatcccacatctgctcctcttcACCCTGGTGTATAAATGgatacctgtgagggaaataagccaatgtgccgtggcttcatactgcgccaagatgttaacggacgacttataacccagtgatcagggaaaactgtaaagcgcctttgaacgcacatctcgtgtatgaaaagggcgctatataaatgtggtataaaaaaagtaaaatataagcAAATCCTGATAAATTTCAGGCAATGTCCGTTGGGAAGAAAACTCATAACTTAGAACTTATTTTCCAATTTaatgatgtaaaaataaaatgtgaagaTGAAGTTGTTCATCTTGGCGTTACCTTAAATTTTAATCGTAGTTTTAACTCTCACATAAGTAAAATCTGTAGAAAGGCATCAAGGGAATTAAATGTAATGAAGCAACTTGACCATAATTTAAATAGGCTTTGAAAAATCACAATGTATCAAGcttttattttataacactttAGTTATCGCCCACGTACCTGGAACtttataaatgaaacaaatacaaagaaaatgagaaaaaaatcaaga from Dreissena polymorpha isolate Duluth1 chromosome 1, UMN_Dpol_1.0, whole genome shotgun sequence carries:
- the LOC127857488 gene encoding uncharacterized protein LOC127857488 isoform X1; translation: MKLYYRIICTLCGMLLGTSFIMWLLQDIWQSTASVKIDRYNSSNTQEVSSIVASKYGKTNLNHLSTGNEFSNIQKQEHCNGSFIGFNHKFALLTNVVILPDRGVGRSGGENISQVQNQREDDEYYTLQKGYFTLRCLTRSINYEFNKVSHLNKWLNAVELIQSSYISERRVELYTLAVQRYEYANLYHTMTDFYNVFFMLEMFNIKVENVLILFLDGHPQGALDTTWGKLFNGFIRASGIKQPTMFTNMVWPTVGYDSPLNEHELKGVPKLEEFRTFFLRQHGIAINDKLSCDNLTIVFLWRRDYVAHPRNPSGTVSRKIKNEKELVAAAKQHLREHSILDIQIDLLAMRDQLKMVSHTDILIGMHGAGLSHTLFLPRHAGLIELYPTYWSTANVHFKSMARWRGLHYRSWQNSDITKELNDKYTVVDVNSVMALLSSMVHEICTS